The genomic interval ACCTGGTGCTCTCCCTGCATTGCCGCCATCCCCGAACTGGTCAGGTTGCAGAAGAAATATCGGGATGACCTAGCCGTGCTGGGCCTGAACGTGGACGAGCGCGGATGGGAGGTGGTTGAGCCTTTCCTGCAACGGCGAGGCGACATCAATTATCCCGTGGTCCGTTCCGACCCGCCGGCCCGCATCCTCTTCAACACCATCATCGATGTCCCACCCTTGGGCAAGGTCAGCGCCCTCCCTTCCAGCTTCCTGATCGACCGACAGGGCCGCCTGGTCAGCAAGTACGTCGGCGGCGGCACCCTCCCCCAAGTCGAGCGCGATATCGAGCGCTTGCTGCAGGAATAGCCTGCTGCCAATAAATCTCCTCTGTATCCGTCATCACCAAATATTTCCCGCTAGCTGACGAACAATGGAAAGGAATCTCCGAGCAATCGGCGAGGAGTTTCTGATTTCTTTCGGATCGTTTGGCGGGATGCCCGCTCGGCGAGGCTCCCGGCAAGTTGAGGAGACAGATCGATGACGGAACCATTCATCTCATTGGACGGATTGTGGCGAGGTTTGCGGGATCGTTCGCCGAAGCGGAAGCTGGTGCTTTTTGCAGCCTCTTTTCTTTTCTTGGCCCTGACCCTGCAGGCGCAGCCCCAG from Acidobacteriota bacterium carries:
- a CDS encoding TlpA disulfide reductase family protein codes for the protein MKRIVVLALLVILLVAGFFVYRLTERIGEGKETVDFADPSQRPRVGEMTFQSPQKRFRLADLQGKVVLVDVWATWCSPCIAAIPELVRLQKKYRDDLAVLGLNVDERGWEVVEPFLQRRGDINYPVVRSDPPARILFNTIIDVPPLGKVSALPSSFLIDRQGRLVSKYVGGGTLPQVERDIERLLQE